In Electrophorus electricus isolate fEleEle1 chromosome 14, fEleEle1.pri, whole genome shotgun sequence, a single window of DNA contains:
- the mto1 gene encoding protein MTO1 homolog, mitochondrial, with translation MFDMSLARRLLVRQHFLSDCFVRAASNAARLKYDVVVVGGGHAGTEAAAAAARTGAETLLITQKIQTIGALSCNPSLGGVGKGQLVREVDALDGLMGRAGDRAGIHFSILNRSKGPAVWGPRAQIDRGCYREFIQSELLNMPRLTVIEGSVEDLLLSAADPEQPGKHKVTGVRMANGGGEILSGSIILTTGTFLSGSLFMGQTTSPGGRMGDPPSCAGLSHCLREVLGLKVGRLRTGTPPRLVKDTVDFSLTELHLPDSKPVPFSFVNKHTQCKPEEQLPCHLTYTTPGVDKVVRESLNVNSHIHQDTRGPRYCPSIESRVLRFPGRQHQVWLEPEGLTSDLVYPQGLSMTMPPELQLRLLREIPALRRVEIRMAGYGVQYDFVCPTQLFPWLQMKNVQGLFLAGQINGTTGYEEAAAQGLWAGVNAGRIALSLPPMSLSRTESYIGVLIDDLVGRGVTEPYRMFTSRAEFRTALRPDNADLRLTPRGFEEVGCVSWQRYQEAVRVSRGLGEALSALQSITLSSFQWREKLGHFSISETKSTLISGKEVLQYKDVSFDLLASAFPDILSPYLEFSERLKIEAVYQPHCEKQRQEMERMRKEESLALPQDIDYFSLPVSLSDEVREILDRARPSTLGAATRLPGITPAAIIHLLRFVTKVGVTTGEAAYMQVRGPKPDCWRGASVHERDREKATVVQS, from the exons ATGTTTGACATGTCGCTTGCACGGAGACTACTGGTCCGACAGCACTTCCTGTCAGATTGCTTCGTTCGGGCTGCCAGCAATGCAGCTCGTCTAAAATATGACGTCGTCGTTGTTGGAGGCGGCCACGCTGGGACGGAGGCCGCGGCCGCAGCAGCCAGGACTGGTGCTGAAACATTGTTGATCACACAGAAAATTCAAACAATCG GGGCTCTGTCATGCAACCCCTCCCTGGGTGGTGTAGGGAAAGGTCAGTTGGTAAGGGAGGTGGATGCGCTGGACGGCTTAATGGGGAGAGCTGGGGACAGGGCTGGGATTCACTTCTCCATCCTCAACCGCAGCAAAGGCCCTGCTGTCTGGGGGCCTAGGGCACAGATCGACCGTGGCTGCTACAGAGAGTTCATACAG TCCGAGCTCTTGAACATGCCGAGGCTGACTGTAATCGAGGGATCTGTGGAGGACCTTTTACTGTCCGCTGCTGACCCAGAGCAGCCAGGAAAACACAAAGTGACAGGAGTTCGTATGG CTAATGGAGGCGGGGAGATCCTCTCTGGTTCCATCATCCTTACCACAGGCACTTTCCTCTCTGGTTCCCTCTTCATGGGCCAGACCACCTCTCCAGGCGGGAGAATGGGTGATCCCCCCTCCTGCGCTGGACTCTCCCACTGCCTCAGAGAGGTGCTTGGGTTAAAGGTTGGTCGGCTACGGACGGGAACGCCCCCTCGTCTTGTTAAAGACACGGTCGACTTCTCCCTCACCGAGCTGCACCTGCCTGATTCGAAGCCAGTACCCTTCAGCtttgttaataaacacactCAGTGCAAG CCAGAGGAGCAGCTGCCATGTCACCTGACATACACCACGCCTGGAGTGGACAAGGTGGTGAGAGAAAGTCTGAACGTCAACTCCCATATACATCAGGACACCAGAGGACCCAG GTACTGTCCCTCCATAGAGTCCAGGGTGCTACGATTCCCAGGGCGACAGCACCAGGTGTGGCTGGAGCCAGAGGGTTTGACCTCCGACCTTGTGTACCCTCAGGGCTTGTCCATGACCATGCCCCCAGAGCTGCAGCTCCGGCTCCTCAGGGAGATCCCTGCCCTGCGGCGGGTGGAGATTCGCATGGCAG GCTATGGGGTGCAGTATGACTTTGTGTGTCCGACGCAGCTGTTCCCTTGGCTGCAAATGAAGAATGTTCAGGGACTTTTCCTTGCCGGTCAGATTAATGGGACCACAGGCTATGAAGAGGCAGCAGCTCAG GGCCTGTGGGCAGGCGTGAACGCGGGCCGAATtgccctctctctgccccctaTGTCTCTGTCCCGCACTGAGAGCTACATCGGTGTGCTGATTGATGACCTGGTGGGCCGTGGCGTGACGGAACCATACCGCATGTTCACCAGCCGGGCCGAGTTTAGGACTGCACTTAGGCCGGACAATGCGGACTTGCGCCTTACACCCCGAG GGTTTGAGGAGGTGGGCTGCGTGTCCTGGCAGCGCTACCAAGAAGCTGTGCGCGTGAGCCGCGGCCTGGGTGAGgctctctctgccctgcagtCCATCACACTGTCATCCTTCCAGTGGAGGGAGAAGCTGGGACACTTCAGCATCAGCGAGACCAAGAGCACCCTCATCAG TGGAAAAGAGGTGTTGCAGTATAAAGATGTGTCCTTTGACCTGCTGGCATCCGCCTTCCCTGACATCCTTTCACCATATCTAGAATTCTCTGAGCGGTTGAAAATTGAAG CTGTGTACCAGCCGCACTGTGAGAAGCAGAggcaggagatggagagaatgcgTAAGGAAGAGAGCCTCGCGCTACCTCAGGACATCGATTACTTCTCCCTCCCTGTGTCCCTATCAGACGAGGTCCGCGAGATACTGGACAGAGCACGTCCCAGCACA TTGGGGGCAGCCACGCGACTGCCTGGCATAACCCCTGCGGCCATCATCCACCTGCTCAGATTTGTGACCAAAGTGGGCGTAACCACGGGCGAAGCCGCATACATGCAGGTGCGTGGACCCAAGCCGGACTGTTGGCGAGGAGCAAGCGTGCATGAGCGAGATCGGGAGAAGGCCACTGTGGTGCAGAGCTAG
- the LOC113576862 gene encoding tectonic-3 translates to MSTRCPIVHLVIAIYVFFQFVTDSQNTGSNTKEYPSTDGDEYSFTDNLTISAATETPSINSTAAGAWETVLPGLVPRAPAESTVTAGPTVLASTTQPITNSNACICDITSDFCDIGCCCDVVDCGIADLTSVFSGCKQENRSGVCVESWLMFRANVDPALVTVTDSLFCVRFGDEKGDVAQPLSGLSGAPFSISSPHFSAQEPVTYPSRHANLYKVDDLILTYYNNTSVVSILSQPSPGAVSSACVDRNPAKFLQSSCLSCSRAVSSVSCMRDSSLSARSYFTGFSLLRVPHPSKADMGNLTIPIIPLSDQPEPIQHNGSCLNVVSKVEYMVTYTGAGEITQVTLKVDVKNASFNTQLLQQHCVQFQLATPSPSPPRSPLVGLTVGTPVIGWFGEVAQPLTVQGLSVGGECSVDPLNRSPILFKHNSITGCTFRSTSRDCPSLRAQLYSVLRGVMSPDRVAMTAGSQPDWSRVIIQECPSIPAGEHCEIGCLLPVSLFVQVLWARRGLLALPQSHILAAKYNFSCQTLQCPITSPVPVTTKVIFSDATIYPEAPRGKPQPEWKFPFAFFTRGAGELDRE, encoded by the exons ATGTCGACCCGCTGTCCTATTGTTCACCTAGTCATTGCTATTTACGTATTTTTCCAATTTGTAACGGATTCGCAAAATACTGGAAGTAACACAAAGGAATATCCCTCTACGGATGGCGATGAATATTCGTTCACAGATAATCTAACAATTTCTGCAGCGACAGAGACGCCTAGCATCAATTCAACAGCAGCTGGTGCATGGGAGACAGTGCTCCCGGGTCTTGTCCCCAGAGCCCCCGCGGAGTCTACTGTTACTGCTGGACCGACTGTCCTCGCCAGTACCACACAGCCGATTACTAACTCCAACG CGTGCATATGTGACATCACGTCGGATTTCTGCGACATCGGATGCTGTTGCGATGTGGTGGACTGCGGCATCGCCGACCTGACTTCTGTCTTCAGTGGGTGCAAGCAAGAGAATAG GTCCGGAGTGTGCGTGGAGAGCTGGCTGATGTTCCGGGCTAATGTGGACCCGGCACTCGTCACAGTCACGGactctctgttctgtgttcGGTTCGGAGACG AGAAGGGCGATGTGGCACAGCCTCTGTCTGGGCTCTCGGGGGCACCGTTCTCAATCTCCTCTCCTCATTTCTCAGCGCAGGAGCCAGTCACATACCCCAGTCGCCATGCCAACCTTTACAAG GTTGATGACCTCATTTTGACGTATTACAACAACACATCTGTAGTGAGCATTCTAAGCCAGCCTTCTCCAGGGGCTGTGTCATCAGCGTGTGTCGATCGCAATCCTGCAA agtTCTTGCAGTCCAGCTGTTTGTCCTGTTCACGAGCTGTGAGTTCTGTGTCCTGTATGAGAGACAGCAGTTTGAGTGCCCGGTCCTATTTCACGGGTTTCAGCCTCCTCAGG GTTCCCCATCCTTCAAAAGCGGACATGGGCAATCTGACG atcCCAATTATCCCATTGTCTGACCAGCCTGAGCCCATTCAGCACAATGGTTCCTGTTTAAATGTGGTGTCTAAG GTGGAGTATATGGTCACATACACTGGTGCAGGAGAGATCACTCAGGTCACACTGAAAGTGGATGTAAAGAATGCCAGCTTTAACACACAGCTACTGCAACAGCACTGTGTGCAGTTTCAG ttggccacaccctccccatCTCCTCCTAGGTCACCATTGGTAGGCCTGACGGTCGGTACACCAGTGATTGGCTGGTTTGGAGAAGTGGCTCAACCT CTGACAGTGCAGGGCCTGTCTGtgggtggagagtgctctgtggaCCCCCTAAACAGATCTCCCATACTGTTCAAACACAACTCCATAACTGGTTGCACCTTCAG ATCCACGTCTCGTGACTGCCCTTCTCTGCGAGCTCAACTCTACAGCGTACTGCGTGGGGTCATGAGTCCCGACAGGGTTGCCATGACTGCAGGGTCCCAGCCAGACTGGAGCAGGGTCATCATACAAGAATGTCCCAGCATCCCTGCT GGGGAGCATTGTGAGATAGGGTGTCTCCTGCCCGTCTCCCTGTTTGTTCAAGTGCTGTGGGCTCGGAGAGGCTTGCTTGCCCTGCCTCAGAGCCACATCCTCGCGGCCAAATACAACTTCAGCTGTCAGACACTGCAG TGTCCCATCACTTCTCCGGTGCCCGTGACCACCAAAGTGATTTTCTCAGATGCCACCATTTACCCAGAAGCCCCCAGGGGGAAGCCCCAACCAGAGTGGAAGTTCCCATTTGCATTTTTCACCAGAGGGGCAGGAGAGTTAGACAGAGAGTAG